The Tenrec ecaudatus isolate mTenEca1 chromosome 12, mTenEca1.hap1, whole genome shotgun sequence genomic interval GGGAGGTCCTTGGGGCCCAGGGGGCCCAGGGATGTCCGAAGAGCAGGCACAGGCCGACTTGGAGGTGGGACAGCTCTCGGTACCCCTCTGGGAGAAAGGAGACTCCCTTGGGGAAAGGACCCTCACCCGAGCTCATGGCTCCCAGGAAAGCCAATGCCCACCTGGCACTCTGAGCCTCTGTCCCTGAATCCTCTGTGAACCCACCCTGCTGCCCACCAAGGCCCTGGGCATGCCTAGCCCCTGCCTTTTGGCCCTGCCTAGCCCCTGAAGACCCCCTGATTCCCCCTATGGGAGAGGCTGCTGCATCCCTGGCAGGCTGGGTGATCCCTTCCTGTCTGTCACCCCTGCTGGCCCTCAGAGAAGGGGGGGCGGCCTGAGGATACAGCTGCCCCCCTGCACGACTCCAGGCTGGCCTGTTCTTAGAAAGCACCATAGTGTCCTGTCCTGCTCCCTGTGTGTGCTCACTGTGCCCTGCCTGGGCTCTCActgtccctgctcccccctgGGCTCTCACTGCCCCTGCTCCCCCTACCGGTCCTCACTGCCTCCTGGGCTCCCCCTGGGCTCTCACTGCCCCTGTTCCCCCCTGGGCTCTCACtgcctcctgccccacccccccacgGCTCTCACTGCTGGTCAGCCCCTCTGCAGGTTCTCACTGCCAGGTCAGCCCCGGGCCCGCCCACCCGCCCCCAGCCCTCACCAGGGCTGGCAGGTCGCAGCATTGGTCCCCTTCGGCCCAGGAGTCATTGCagacaatctgcagcttctggagCTGGAACTGCAGGGCTGGTCAGACACGCAGACTCGGACAGTGCCCTCCGCCCCCCGGGCCCAGTCAGGCTCACCGCGGCCGAGCCGCtccgggctcccctggccttggcCAGCCTCCCGAGTGTGACGAAGCCAGTGGTGGGTGGGCTGGCCACCTCCCCTAGCAGCCTCTCAGCAACTTTCCGGCAGTCCACATAGAGCCGGACCTTGGAGCGGCCCACAGCCACATGCACCTGCAGTGCGGGGGCCCAGTCAGGGCTGAGGTCGCCCATGCCCATGAGTGTCCCCTCCAGGACAGAGGGCTGGAGGTGGGGTTCCTGGGCCAGAGTCCTGGAAAGCCCCCGGTCGCCAGAGGGGACCAAAGATACTGCCAGGGATCCCATGGGAAGACAGGCCCTCAAGCACCAGAGTTCAGAGGGGCATGTGGGGTGGAGCTACGAGAGGCCAAAGGGGATGGAAAGTCTGCAGCCACCACAGGTTGCGGTGGGATGGGTGTGTCCCACCTAGCCAGCACGGGTGGGCTGCAGGCCCCTGAGCTGGGGCCAGTGTGCTGGACAGGACCTTGTGGAAACTCCCAAAGAATATCTTCTTCACATCTGGCAGGTCAAAGGTGACTCCTTGCCGAACAGCCCTGGGGTCGTGGTTGAAGTAGGTGAGGGACTTCCGGCCAGCTGcaggggcagagggcagagggcacagagagaggggagggaagggtcgGAAGGTGCTGGGGGTCCAGGCAGGGTGGGCTTTCTGTGATAAGCAAAAagtgtccctgaagggacatgccAGCCCCCCAGGTCCAGGAGCATACTGAGGGAGGACCCATGTAGGGGCAGGATGTCAGGGAGACCAAGCCCCGCCCACAGCTGCCCGGCAGCTTGGGGCGCCTGGTCACCATCCAGCAGGATTCCGAGAGCGGGCTGGAGGTCCTCGGTGGTCATCTGCCATGGGGAGAAGGGCTCCCGTGGGGTCTCAGGCAGCAGGCGCAGGAGGAAGACCACGGTGTGCTCCCGGGGGAGTGCGGCATGGTGGATGTCACTGGGCAGGGAGGGGCACCATCCGGGGTGAGTGAGGCCCCCCCCACCACAGCCTCACTCTCCCGGGGGGAACATGGGGCAGCTCAAGGACTCGGTGAGAGTCCTTGGGAACACAGGGTTGGCTACTCCCTAAGGTCTACAGACAGCTGTGCCCTGGGACCCACAGGCAGAATGCTGTGGGCAGGAAGCGGGGCCCTCTGCCACCAGGTCCACAGAGGGGAGGGGAACTGAATAAGGCTGCCCGGTGGCTTACAGCCCAGCCTGGCCTTCGTTACTCTCGCAGAAAACCCACAAGGCCAACACCTGACAGTCACATCCTGTCATTCGGAAGAGACTGACCCTGAGGCCTGGGCACATGCTGGATCACACCTGTGCTGGTGCCACATCTGTGCTGGGGCCACACCTGTGCAGGGGCCACACCTGTGCTGAGTTACCAGCCTGATAGTGGCTGTAGGAAGGGCCACAAAGTGGAGAGGGTACAGGCCATCCTAAAACAGGAGAGGTCCCAGGTGTGGTGGTGGTACCAGCTGAGCTGCTGTACCttgcttggggtggggtgggtgagcagACCTTGGGAGGATGTCCCAAGCCTCAGTGCTGCTAAAGGGTTAgatggggaggggcggggactACATACACTGAGGCCTTCAAGTTCCTGCTGCTAGGGATGACCTGTCGGATATCCAAAACGCTGGCACTTAGGAAAGCCGTGCTGTCTATAGCAGCccttgctcagagcagtcagGGGGCCTGGGAGAACTGACCAGTGGCCCATGACATCAGACCTTTCAGGAGCGCACTGCCAGGCACCCTGGAGGGGTGAGGTGGGGCAAgagctgccaaccttgtggtaacAGGGGAGACCATGAAGGCTTGCACCCTGGGGTGCACAAAGCCAGTAAGGCCAGAGCTCTCATAGGGCCAGAGAGCTGCCTTGGGGAAAGGCCTGCCTCGGACCCTCCTCCCTACCTGCCCGCCCCCACAACCCGCCCGCACCTGGCTCGGCGTGTCAGCTGGGCGTCCTTGAAGAGTGTGAACGTCTGGGTGCCCCCGATGGCAGAAGGCTCCATGGCCACCCCTCGGAGGGCAGCGTACTCCCTCTCCACCAGGCCGAAGGCCTCCATGAGGTCGAAGCCTGGAAGTGGGGGAGACAGACTGCCAgtcagagggagaggggagccatTAGAGGGGAAGACCAAGAGCCTCAGAGACAGAGGATGCAGAGAGACTGGGGGTCAGGATGGCTAGGTTGGGAGTGAGACTTGAGCTGGCTGACACTCCCTGCCTGGGCCTGCCCTCATGCCTGGTTCTGCTCAGGAGGACCAGCACCCCTTGGAGTCATCACCCCCGGCCCACTGAGTGCTCCCTCAACCACCCTGCATCTCCACCTCCAGTCCCCAGTGGACAGGCATTTGTGGGGTTCTTTGTTTCCTTGAAGGGTCTCTTTGCCCCAACTGGTGTCAGCAGCCTGTCCCCATCACCCCTGCCACAACCTCATGTCCAGCAGTGGTCACCaggccctccttcccttccccatctGGACTGTATGGCACAGAATGACctgaagttcatttgacgctcatCAGACTGTCAGCACGGTAGGGCAGGGCCaagctccaccccaccccacctgacccccaccccctgccagccTCTGTAGGCCCTGCTGCCCAGTCCCTCCCTCCTCTAGGGTCACCGCTAAGTCTGTCCCTTGAGCAGACAGCTGCCCAGGTTGGCCTAGCTTTGGTCAGCTGTGACCTTGGGGAATCCTGCAGGTCAGGACCCCAGTTCGGCTTCTGCTCTGTgcacccaggctggggtgctATGGCCAAGTCccttgtctgactcagtttccttcAGTAGGACTGAGGGGTGCACCCGCCCTAACCAGGCAACCATCCCTCTACCCTGCCCCAGACCTTTGGGATGGGCAGGGCTGAAGGGCGGGTCCCAGAGGCTCCCTGGCAGACCTACCTGGGAGGGAGCCATCAGGGTGTAGTGCTGGGCAGGTCGCTGAGGGCAGAGATGCAGGGTCAAGGGTGCCAGTGGGAGGATGTCCCACCTTCCAGAGGTAGCTGAGCGTCCCCCCAGGACCCGGGGTCCCCCTCCCGCTGTCCTGGCTTCAGAGTGgccaccttcccttccctcccaaggCCCAGAGCGTGGCCAGACAACAGCCTTCCCTCTAGCAAGGTCCAGCACACCGAGGAGCAGGAGGGAGGCCCTGTGGGCGAGGGCTGTCTGGGATGCAGCCCGCCCACCTGTACGGCCAGTGGCCACGGCAGCCATGCTCTCTCCTGCCGTGTAGACGGCCCACAGCAGGACTCTGTACTTGGTGGCTGCCAGGAGGTCTGAGAGTGTCACTTGGCTCCTGAGTCCTGGGACAGAGAGCTGACCCCAGAGGGCATAGGTTACTGGGCCCTGAAACCTCCCAGGCAGGGCCCAAGGGAGGGCTGTGTCCCCAAGGAGCCCCAGGACCTGAGAGACCCACCGACTTCTCGGGTCCTGAGCCAGAGGCCAGGGTGTAGGTGAGCCGGTAGTGGAGAACATGGCCATGGGGGGGTGTCCAGCTGACTTGCAAACTGCTGGGCGTCTCTGAGGCCAGGGCCAGGTTGGTTGGGGGGCCCCGACTCACTGCATGGAGACCACGTGGCAGGGGTCCCCAAGCTCAGGCAGGTGCATCTAGCCACCTAAGGCTGGCCTCTCCCTTGACCTGCTCCTTACCCAGCTAGATTCTGCACACCCTGGAAGCCCACAGGATGGGGTTGCCCTCTCTTAGTGAGCTGTGTTGCAAACACTGAGTGAtttgaacccccacccccacccgccatcCCAGGGTCATCACCTGTGTGGGCTTGGAGAAGCCAggaggtggggggctggggattccaGGACCTGCAGGTAAGCAGGTCTGGGGGTCACCTACTGGGGGTGTAGCGCAAGGACACAGGGTCGCTGCGGGCGCCATCACGGTAGTAAGCCAGAATGGTAATGTCATACTCCACGACCCTCCCCAGGCCAGGTAGGACAGCTGAGCAGCGGGTCCCAGGCACCGAGACCTGAAGGCAGGACAGGAAGGGCTTGCGGCCAGCTTCCTGGCACCACAGGCCTGTACCAGGAGTTCAGAAGGGCGGGTGTCAGGGCCCCTCTCTGAATGGACCCCGCCACTGCCCATCCCTCACCTCGTGGGCCTGCCCATCACCCAGGGGTGTCCACTTGATCTGATGAACTAGCACACCGGATGCTGCTGCCCATTCCAGTTGGACCTTGTCCCCGGGCAGCTCTGTCACCACCAGCTGGCTAGGGGTGGGgactctccctgggagatgagaaGACACAGGACTGGGGGTGCTGGGGCTTCTAGGGTCCTGGAGGGATCTGAGGGCCCTGGTGTGGCCGTGGTGTGCAGGTGCAGGTAATGCTGAGTGCCCACTGCAGTCACGGCCCTGGCATGAGGGTCCATAAGGGCCAGATGAGCCCAGGGCTCCCAGTGACCACATGACCAACAGCGTGCATGAAGTGTCTCCCCCGTGAGAGGACCCTCCACGCTGCCGTGGCAGATGTCTGATGCCTGCAGTGTGCCCAGGGGCAGTCATGTGGTCCCTGTCTACACCCTAGGGTCCCAGCTCCCTGCCTGCTCTGATCTTACTCCTCGGGGGCCCTATGTCCTCAGAGTTATCAGTAACGGGTTTAtctgtggggaaactgaggcacagggtgGGAACCCAGCACGTGCCAAGCATTCTGTGGCCatcaggtgggtgaggggcacgCAGGGCTTGAGCTCAACAGAGGCCCTGGGCCATGGCTGGTGACATATGGTGGGGGTCTGACCCTGAGGCAGAATCGGTCATGGGGACATTGCATTGGCTGTGCAGTGACCTCAGGGCCCTGGGAGGCCGGCCAGGGCTTGGGAGCAGTAATGACCCCTGGGAGATCGACCCCGGACCTGCGGGAGGCTCGGGGCCACCTCCCAGATGACTCTGCAGCAACGTCCTGGAGCTCCCACTCTGGGGTGTTCCCTGGCTCAGCCAAGCCACTGCCAGTTCAGACAGTCCCCTGGACAGGTTGCCTACccagcccagcccctgccccgcccccacaccaaggccctgcccccagccccggCTCTGGCCTGCCCTTTCCCTCTCACGAGTGGTCACGCGACCGGTCAGCGTGGAAAAGCCGCCCCTGGGGTGGACACAGGTGACGCGGACGGTGTAGGTGGTGGAGGACGAGAGCGGACCCAGCGTGACAGAGGACGCGTTCACTGGAGCCTCCACCTGGTGGGGGTCGGGAGCTTCATCAACCCTCCCACCAGGAGGGGCAGCCCCGTCATGCACAAACCCAGGCCCAGCCGCTGCCAGCGGTCATCCAGCCCAACGGTACACTGATTTCCTTCACCAGAACTGGAGACCAGAGGCCGAAGGGTAGTAGTGGTGCTGGCCCCGCCCAGATGTGCGTGGGGTGGGGCCTCATCAACCGTGCTCCCTGGTGCccacctgctcccccaccccgcaATGAGCAACTTTATTCTGGCCAAGGGGTCTGATCGGTTCTGCAGTCCACCCAAAGCACACCCCCACCCAGGCACCCATGCCTTCACCTGCCCAGGGGAGCCGCCCTCCCTGGAGAGGTAGGTGACCCGGCAGAGGCGGGCTGGCCTATGGAGGTCTCCCCAGAGCACTCGGGCGGAGTCGTGGGTCACATTCTCGAAGTCCAGGTGTCGAGGGGGAGACAGCGCTGCTGTGGGGCACACCACCGTTCAGTCACTGGCTCTTGGCGGGGGGGGACTCCCAGGGAGCCCGTCTGCTGGGCAGGGCATCACAGGCACTCACGGGTGCTGGCCTGCATGCTCTGGGCCTCGCTGGCCTCTGGCCCTTGCAGGCTCTGCACGGAGATGGCGTAGTCCCGACCAGACTCCAGGCCGTCCAGTAGCGCCTCAGGCCGCTCTACCCGCACCTGGGTGGCCAAGACTCAGGTCAGTTCCTGCGGCCGCTCCCACCACCACCTGCCCACCTACCCTGCCCCACCTTacctctctcccctcctcctcgcCCCTGGGTGGGGTGGGCAAACACCTCACCAGGTACTGGGCGATCCCAGGCACAGGCTTCCAGGTGAGGTGGATGGTGTGGGGTGTCACTGTGGCCAGGgccagtgtgtgtggggggagcagAGGCACTGGGGGCAGAGGGTGGGCCACAGCCAGGAGATCAGGTAACAGAATTGAACAGGTCCAAAGGGAAAccaacctcccccaccccaagccctctGCTAGGCTTCACGGCGGGCAGAGCTCAGGGGCAGCCAGGGATGCCCCTAGCCAGGAAGAAGCTGAGTGGACTCTGACATATCCACAGCAGAGGACAATTATCTGACTGGTTGGGACATGGAGGGGGCTGGCCCGGTAGGTCCGTGGACAGAGCCAGAGAAGGGCACTGCAGAAAGTGGAGCTCTGGTCCCCAGGGGTTACTCATGAAGGCTGGGGTCAAGGAGGAAGTGTGAATAGGACTAGAGGGGAAACGACAATCACATCTCCCCTGTGTGCAAGAAGAGACTGAGGGTCAGGGTggcccagggagtcagccttgatcACAGAGAGTGGGGACAGCCAGGATGCCGCTCCGCTGGCAAGGGCTCCAAGGGGGCCCAGAGTAGGGGGAGCCCTCCTCCCCAGAGCCCTCCCCCCTTCTCCATTCCCCCTGCCTACGTGTGGTTGCAAGGCCCCGGAGACTCTCGCCAATCCCTCCTGCGTACACGGGGAGCACAGAGACCAAGTAGGTGGTGCTGGAGGACAGGTTCCGGAGCTCCACGGATGAGGTGGGGgcctccaccaccacctgggATGGGAGGGACACAGAGAACCTGGGTGCAGGGCCGGAGGACCAACAGGGGGCTGGGTGCAGGGCGGGAGGTTGGATGAGCATGGCGCTGGGTACAGGGCGGGAggctatggggggtgggggggctgagtATCAAGCAGAGAAGTTCAGGGAACAGAGATGCAagcctgggggtggggtcctCACTCCACTCAACCAAGTGGAGCAAACACCCACTGAATTCAGTTGTCAAGCACCTGACAATCCCCACCCACCCAtgaatcacccctcacccaccaaTCCCCACCCTGCAGTCACCACCCTCCTCCAATCAGCATCCATCCTCTCCAGCCGTCTGCGCTCCCACCAGAGCCAAAGCAGCAGAGTCCTCACTGGTGACTGGGAAGGGGCTCAGGGGGAGGAAGGTGCCCTCCACCTCTCACCTCCCTGGGAGCACCGCCCCTGGAAGGACGCCACAGGATCAGATACTTAAGGGGTGGGCGTACAGCTGGAGTCCAGGACAGGCAGACACTGGCAGAAGTCACCTGGGTCAGGGTCAAGCCAGGGGTTGCAGGCCGTGGGTCCAGGGTCGGAGCAGATAGAGCAGGTGTGactggaggaggtgggggagaggtggccaCGGGTGGTGGGTTGTGGTGGGTGGTTAGAGGTAGGCTGGCTGCATTTgccactcctcctcctccccctggtggccaccctgaGAGGGGCTGGAGAATCTTATGTCCTAGCGTCCTCTGCTGACCGACTCTCCCCTGGAATGAAGGGGACCAGGCTGCAGCCATCCCCTGCCCTCACCTGGCCCCCACGGCGGCAGGCCCCTGCCCTGGACATGCTGGCAGATGAGGCGGCCAAGCAGGCCAGCCAGTGTGCGGAGCTGGGGGAAGTCCAGCACGTTGTGGACAGTGATGTCCAGTGGCCGTGAGGCCAGGAGTCTCAGTTCAGCCTCGTCGGCATTCTTCACACCTAGGGGAACGGGGGGCATGAAGGTCAGCACCCTGCAACCACTGCCCCGGGTCAACAGCCTCGTGCCCACCGAACCTGTAAGGACCTCCATGCAGGCCCCCAGCCCCTGCACGGAGCTCACCTACTGCAAAGACATCTGCACCCAGGTCCCTGAGGACGTGAGCGGCCGCGCGGGCATCGTCCTGGGACTTGCCATCAGTCACTAGGACCACAACTTTTGCTGCGTCCACGCGGAGCCCGGCCGAGGGCTGTAGGTTCTGCTCCAGAACGTGGGTCAGTGCCAGGCCTTCAGGGCGCAGGACAGAGTCACagtgtgcagaatgcaggacagagtCACTCTGTCCACTGTGTGCAAGCTGGCCGCTCTCTGGGCCAAGGCATCTGGAAAGGGTCCCCTCTTCCCCTGCAGGCCACCCCACACCCTGGTACCCTCACTGGCAGCAGCCCCCACACAGCTTGCTCAGAGCAGCTCGAGGTCCTGGAATGCCCAGGGCCAGCCCTCAGTGAATGGATGGAAGAGATGGGCACCCCGGCAATGGGGCTTCTCTCTGCTGGACAGCCTCAGCAGTGGCATGCAAGGATGGCCAGGGCCATGCTCTGAGGGAGCACTGGCAGGGCAGAGGGGGTGCCAGCATGGCTGGGCACCAGCTAAAGTGGCAGAGATGGGGTGACCATGGCCTCAGGTTGCACAGACCTGGGTGatcaggatgggggtggggacttCAGCACAGACCCGGGTGGGGCTGCTCTGACTGGGGGGTAGGGATAGGGCAGGGTCCCATACCTGTGAAGGTATTGCCACCCCTGTAGCGCAGGTGGGCTATGGCGTGCAGTACCTCCTCCCGAGTGCTGAAGGAGTTGAGGTCCCACTCAGTCTGAGGGTCCCCGCTGTACTGAGTCAGACCTGGAGGGGGAGGGCTAGCTGGGCTGCCGCCCGTCTGCAGGATTCTCCCCAACCCCACAGCCAGAAGTCAGGAGTCCCCTGGCTGTCTGGTCAGCACGGGCCTTGGGTGAGCCAGCACTGTTCCCTTGGGCAGTGAGTGGCCAGCGGGTCCCATGTGGTCCTGCCAGATGTTGGGGACTCAGAGGGAGCGGCCTGCTCTCAGGGTGGGTGGGCAGGGCTGACAACACCCACCTACTTGGACCTTTTGGGGGCTGATCTCAAAGGGGGACACGATGCAGGCCAGGAAGTCTTTGACGAGCTGGAAGTTGCTGTGGCCAATGCTCCAGGACCCGTCCACCAGCAAGACCATGTCAGTGGGCACGGGGGGCGTGCAGCGGAAGGGTGCCCCTGTGGAAGCCGCATTCTGGAGGACCAAGGCCACACAGgctcccaccctaacccccccagAAGACCTCTCTGCCTTCAGCTCCCTCCCTGGGGGCGTCATGGGCTAtgtactgggctgccaaccacaaggttggcagttcgaagccaccagctgcttgagagggaggctttctactccgtaagaGTGGCAGTCTCGAAGCCCacgggcagttccgccctgtcctgctgggtcgctgagtcagcatctactcagtggcagtgagcttggctgtgTCCTTAGCCCTCTGCCAGGTGGGAAATGAAGGCCCAGGAAAGCTGTCTGAGGCTTCACTGCCAGAATGTGGGAGTAgatctagacacacacacattcccccaccacccctgacACAGCAGGACTCCGTCTCCCCTTACCAGACTGCTCCCTCTCTGCCCTGGAGCCTGGGCTGTGACGCTGTGTCCCCGGGCCTGGAGCAGGCTGTGCCGTCCCCACTGTCTGTGTGGGCTGCTCCTGCTGGGGCACTCCTGAGGCAGGCACACTGTGTCAGCTCTCACCTCCCAGCTCAGGTGGGGTCCGGGGGTGGGTCCTGGAGTACCTTCCCTGGCCAGCCACCCACCCTGGTGGCCTGTGCCAGGGTGAATCCAGGGGGTGATAGGAAAGTTAAGTAAAGCTAGAGAGGATGTGGCCAGACATGAGGAAGAACTTCCTGAACAGCCAACCTCCTTCCTTGGCTACAGGACCCACCAGGGATGGGAGGATGGAGGGTTGGCCCGGGGTCTGGGCTCTCCACTGGGTGGGGAGTGGGCTCTAGggcctcccctggcctccagctgCTCCTGCCCACAGCGTGGCTCTTCAAATCCTTaactgcaggggggggggggggatggacagcggctGTGAGGGTGAGGGCATCGGGTGGGCTCTCCAGCCCCTCCCTGTGAGAGCCACCCCCAGCCTCCTGGTAGCCCTGGTGGCCGGCGGGGAGGCAGCCACATGACTTGCCCCCCAGCCCACAGCTTCGGGCGTTGCAGGGCTAGCGTGGTCTGGGGGTGCTGGACTTACTCATGAACTCCCTCTTGGCCAGCAGCGCCTGCCCGGAGTGGGAGAGCACGAAGACACGCAGCAGGTACTTCTTGGAGGGACTCAGGCCACCCACTGTCGCCTTGGGCGCCTTGgtagtcagcatcacctccagcTCTGAGTCCCCTGTGGGATGGGCAGTGTCGGTCCCAGGTCCTCTGCACAGCCGTGCTCTTCAGGCTGGAGAGAAGGGGGGAGTCTGCACCCCTCCAGGGAGTCTAAGGGGCCCTGCCCCCTGGGAGTGCATGCTGCAGACACACAAGCCCTCTGCAGAACCTTCCGGAGAGGACTTGTCATGTGGGtgcccacacacatgcactttaATGTACACAGACACTTAGAACCACTcattcacacacactcataaagtATCCCCTTTCACACAGACTCACTCACGTGCACACTTCCACATATTCACATACGCTCACGCACATAAGTAACGTATTATGTGCATGCACATAACACACTCATGTCTATATTCACACTCACACACCTAGTCACACCTattctctcactcacacacactcatactcacCCATAAATGAAGATCCATTCTCGCtcacttacacaaacacacagtgtacccacggacacacacacacaccttcattCATATGCACACATagccacgcacacacacacactgctctctGCTCACTGATATCACATTGCACCTCAGACCCCCCCAATGGCCTGGCCTGGGCACTCAGACTTCCTGTGTCCCCATAAACTCCGTTCAGTGTCCCCTCCCAGCCTGCAGCTTCTTTCTTCCAAGCCCACCCCTCTGCATCCCTGCCGCCCTACCCCTCCTGCCCACAGCTGCATTGCCCCCCTGAAGGCAGAACCTCCGCACAAGCAGAGTCCAACACCCGATGGTGCCTGTAAGTGCTTGTTTGGTGGCGGGACAGTAGAGAAACACGCCCGCAGGCAGCTTGGAGGCGTGCGTTCAGCAAGCATTCCGTGAGCACTGGCTGAGCCCTGCTTTCTCTGGGCAGAGCTGTCCATGCAGGGAAGCAGGCTCTGTGGGCTCCCTGCTCGGCCACCAAGCACAGCCAGCCTGGCGACAGCAGGCTGGGTGAATCGGACAGCCCTCCTGCTGGGAGCAGGCAGGACAGAGGGCCGGAGCATTTCCCCAGAATATGCTTGAATGCTGAGTTAACAAGGCAGCGAGGAATTGTAGGTCCACGATCAGGGGGAGGGAAAGACTCAAGGCGTCAGCCCAGGCCTAGACACTGCCTGTGGACTCCAGCAGGAAGCCCGGAGGCTGCGCAGAGCTGCTGACCACCTCAGGGGCTTGCGGGACACGTGGGAGACCTGGCCCTTCAGGCAGTGCTTGGACACTGTTTGGATCGTGTTAGGGGTGGGGTCGAATGGGAACCAGGCTGGCTTTTGCAGGGGCGGAAGCTGGACTGCAGATACTCTGAACTTTCAAAACCTGCATGCAGAGGATCTGAAGCAGCTAGGTGGCGGCTGTTTGCCAGAGACAAATTGTTCACATGTCCTTCCTAGAAGTTTTCATCTGTAACGTCTGGCCCTCAGTGAGAAGCAACCAGGTGTCCAGAGGAAGAAGACCGTGCTATTGAAATCAAGAGAACAACGTCATAAAAGACCcgcagggcaggcagaccacgGTGTGTTCAGGAGCAGGCTTTATGGTAACTGTCCTGGCTAGTCAGAGGGCTTAAAGACAAGCCTGTGGTCTTAGTCTcaaaacagaaacaacaggaaagagatgaagagGA includes:
- the COL20A1 gene encoding collagen alpha-1(XX) chain, with the translated sequence MNLCVCLGLWLGAALGSGQGPARGLRLAVLSEDRLQMTWREVEDSGLGYLVQVTPMAGDSELEVMLTTKAPKATVGGLSPSKKYLLRVFVLSHSGQALLAKREFMIKDLKSHAVGRSSWRPGEALEPTPHPVESPDPGPTLHPPIPGAPFRCTPPVPTDMVLLVDGSWSIGHSNFQLVKDFLACIVSPFEISPQKVQVGLTQYSGDPQTEWDLNSFSTREEVLHAIAHLRYRGGNTFTGLALTHVLEQNLQPSAGLRVDAAKVVVLVTDGKSQDDARAAAHVLRDLGADVFAVGVKNADEAELRLLASRPLDITVHNVLDFPQLRTLAGLLGRLICQHVQGRGLPPWGPVTPALSAPTLDPRPATPGLTLTQVTSASVCLSWTPAVRPPLKYLILWRPSRGGAPREVVVEAPTSSVELRNLSSSTTYLVSVLPVYAGGIGESLRGLATTLPLLPPHTLALATVTPHTIHLTWKPVPGIAQYLVRCLPTPPRGEEEGREVRVERPEALLDGLESGRDYAISVQSLQGPEASEAQSMQASTPALSPPRHLDFENVTHDSARVLWGDLHRPARLCRVTYLSREGGSPGQVEAPVNASSVTLGPLSSSTTYTVRVTCVHPRGGFSTLTGRVTTRRVPTPSQLVVTELPGDKVQLEWAAASGVLVHQIKWTPLGDGQAHEVSVPGTRCSAVLPGLGRVVEYDITILAYYRDGARSDPVSLRYTPSTVSRGPPTNLALASETPSSLQVSWTPPHGHVLHYRLTYTLASGSGPEKSLSVPGLRSQVTLSDLLAATKYRVLLWAVYTAGESMAAVATGRTATCPALHPDGSLPGFDLMEAFGLVEREYAALRGVAMEPSAIGGTQTFTLFKDAQLTRRASDIHHAALPREHTVVFLLRLLPETPREPFSPWQMTTEDLQPALGILLDAGRKSLTYFNHDPRAVRQGVTFDLPDVKKIFFGSFHKVHVAVGRSKVRLYVDCRKVAERLLGEVASPPTTGFVTLGRLAKARGARSGSAAFQLQKLQIVCNDSWAEGDQCCDLPALRGTESCPTSKSACACSSDIPGPPGPQGPPGLPGRDGTPGEQGFPGPQGPPGVKGEKGDHGLTGLQGPSGPQGRPGRAGLQGPKGMRGLEGTAGLPGPPGPRGFQGMAGARGAVGERGPPGSVGPTGLPGPKGERGEKGEPPSLMAIYQLVSQACEAAIQTHVHQLDTVLRREPRPPRPIFEVVTRPGHPGGGVQHHHPEDRGISSTFEAIQPPTTRYLPAIQSW